The following are encoded together in the Thermococcus sp. genome:
- a CDS encoding M1 family aminopeptidase, whose translation MDGRLTVYYMGIDDETAKRYANLTEKILGFGMRHFGKPGYGRVKVVYPRGINISNEMFDVLAYSYNPVRYKYGYSYEVAHWWVPGTVVFVSNESQVWFNFAFPAYFSLKYAENVSEEDYIALRNYYISVYDRETDYGKRDLPITGVWKIWGMDINRYYAIASYKGALVLEKLEKFTGREAFYKSLREFFEEYRFREGDLNGFVAILERNSGKPVRELFQNLTTSTGLP comes from the coding sequence ATGGACGGTCGTCTGACGGTTTACTACATGGGAATTGATGACGAAACCGCGAAGAGATACGCAAACCTCACCGAGAAAATTTTAGGCTTTGGGATGAGGCATTTTGGAAAGCCTGGGTACGGAAGAGTCAAGGTCGTTTATCCTAGAGGAATAAACATATCGAACGAGATGTTTGACGTCTTGGCGTACTCTTACAATCCCGTACGCTACAAATACGGCTATTCCTACGAGGTGGCGCACTGGTGGGTTCCCGGGACTGTTGTATTCGTTTCAAACGAAAGCCAGGTCTGGTTCAATTTTGCCTTTCCGGCGTACTTCTCCTTGAAATATGCCGAGAACGTTTCGGAGGAAGATTACATCGCGTTAAGGAACTACTACATTTCCGTGTACGACAGGGAGACGGACTACGGAAAGAGAGACCTTCCCATAACCGGGGTCTGGAAAATATGGGGCATGGACATCAACCGCTATTATGCCATTGCATCGTACAAAGGAGCACTGGTTCTCGAGAAACTTGAGAAGTTTACAGGAAGAGAAGCGTTCTACAAATCCCTCAGGGAGTTTTTCGAGGAGTACAGGTTCAGGGAAGGGGATCTCAATGGATTTGTGGCAATCCTGGAAAGGAACTCCGGAAAGCCCGTCAGGGAGCTCTTCCAGAATTTGACAACGAGCACCGGTTTGCCGTAG
- the guaA gene encoding glutamine-hydrolyzing GMP synthase, translated as MWEDFIREKVEEIRNTVGDGKAIIALSGGVDSSTAAVLAHRAIGDRLHAVFVNTGFMRKGEPEFVVKTFRDELGLNIHYIDASERFFEALKGVTDPEEKRKIIGRVFIEVFEEVAKEINADFLIQGTIAPDWIESKGKIKSHHNVGGLPERLNLKLIEPLRDLYKDEVRELARELGLPEKIYNRMPFPGPGLAVRVLGEVTPEKIAIVREANAIVEEEIEKAGLKPWQAFAVLLGVKTVGVQGDIRAYKETVAVRVVESLDGMTANAMDVPFEVLQRIAFRITSEIPEVGRVLYDVTNKPPATIEFE; from the coding sequence ATGTGGGAGGACTTCATAAGGGAGAAAGTCGAGGAGATTAGGAATACGGTTGGTGACGGGAAGGCTATCATAGCGCTCAGCGGTGGTGTTGACAGCTCAACAGCTGCGGTTCTAGCTCACAGGGCGATAGGTGATAGACTTCACGCAGTCTTTGTTAACACAGGCTTCATGCGGAAGGGTGAGCCAGAGTTCGTCGTTAAGACCTTCCGCGACGAGTTGGGTCTCAACATCCACTACATCGATGCCAGCGAGCGCTTTTTTGAGGCGTTGAAAGGTGTTACCGACCCGGAGGAGAAGAGGAAGATAATCGGCAGGGTCTTCATCGAGGTGTTCGAGGAGGTTGCGAAGGAGATAAACGCCGACTTTCTAATTCAGGGAACCATCGCTCCCGACTGGATTGAGAGCAAGGGGAAAATCAAAAGTCACCACAACGTCGGCGGTCTTCCAGAGAGGCTCAACCTCAAGCTCATAGAGCCGCTGAGGGACCTCTACAAGGACGAGGTTCGCGAGCTGGCCAGGGAACTCGGCCTGCCGGAGAAGATATACAATAGAATGCCCTTCCCCGGGCCGGGGTTAGCAGTTAGGGTCCTCGGCGAGGTGACACCGGAGAAGATTGCAATAGTCAGAGAGGCCAACGCAATAGTCGAGGAGGAAATCGAGAAGGCCGGGCTAAAGCCCTGGCAGGCATTCGCGGTTCTTCTCGGCGTTAAAACCGTTGGAGTGCAGGGCGACATAAGGGCCTACAAGGAAACAGTAGCCGTTCGCGTTGTTGAGAGCCTCGACGGAATGACCGCCAACGCGATGGATGTTCCCTTTGAGGTGCTCCAGAGGATAGCATTCAGGATTACGAGCGAGATTCCCGAGGTCGGAAGGGTGCTCTACGATGTAACCAACAAACCTCCTGCGACGATAGAGTTCGAGTGA
- a CDS encoding GMP synthase subunit A: protein MIVIMDNGGQYVHRIWRTLRYLGVEAKIIPNTTPLEEIKALNPKGIIFSGGPDINKTGNCEAILEHYDEFNVPILGICLGHQLIARYFGGKVGRGDKAEYSLVEIEIIEENDLFKGFPKKLKVWESHMDEVKELPPGFKLLARSETCPVEAMKHESLPIYGVQFHPEVSHTERGADVYRNFAELCGEL, encoded by the coding sequence ATGATAGTTATAATGGACAACGGAGGCCAATACGTCCATAGGATTTGGAGGACCCTTAGATACCTCGGCGTTGAGGCGAAGATAATACCAAACACCACCCCTCTGGAGGAAATCAAGGCGCTGAATCCAAAGGGCATAATCTTCTCGGGCGGGCCGGATATAAACAAAACGGGCAACTGCGAGGCGATTCTTGAGCACTACGACGAGTTCAACGTTCCAATCCTGGGAATTTGCCTCGGGCATCAGCTCATAGCGAGGTACTTTGGAGGGAAGGTTGGAAGGGGTGATAAAGCGGAATACAGCCTCGTCGAAATTGAAATAATCGAGGAAAACGACCTCTTCAAGGGCTTTCCAAAGAAATTGAAGGTCTGGGAGAGCCACATGGATGAGGTTAAGGAACTCCCACCGGGCTTCAAGCTTTTGGCCAGGAGCGAGACCTGTCCCGTTGAGGCCATGAAGCACGAGAGCCTTCCAATCTATGGCGTCCAGTTCCACCCCGAGGTTTCCCACACCGAGCGAGGAGCAGATGTCTACAGGAACTTTGCGGAGCTCTGCGGGGAGCTTTAA
- a CDS encoding OsmC family protein — protein sequence MTVTGRVKWVENMQFVGSLEDGGCSIILGDGGISPMKLLLLSVAGCTAYDVVMILKKMREPIEGLEVEISGERREEYPKVYTRVHIHYRIYGNVKEDKAKRAIELSQNKYCSASAQVKLSGAELTYSLEVIKGDDE from the coding sequence ATGACCGTTACGGGGCGCGTTAAGTGGGTTGAAAACATGCAGTTCGTCGGTTCCCTGGAGGACGGCGGATGTTCTATAATCCTCGGCGATGGGGGAATCAGCCCGATGAAGCTCCTCCTTCTCAGCGTCGCTGGATGTACTGCCTACGACGTGGTCATGATTCTCAAGAAGATGCGCGAGCCGATTGAGGGTTTGGAAGTCGAGATTTCCGGAGAGAGGAGGGAGGAATACCCAAAGGTTTACACAAGGGTTCACATCCATTACAGGATTTACGGAAACGTTAAAGAGGATAAGGCAAAGCGCGCTATAGAGCTCAGCCAGAACAAATACTGCTCCGCGTCTGCTCAGGTTAAGCTAAGCGGTGCCGAGTTGACTTACTCCCTTGAGGTAATCAAGGGCGATGATGAATAA